A stretch of Saccharothrix texasensis DNA encodes these proteins:
- a CDS encoding YbaB/EbfC family nucleoid-associated protein encodes MTDPTGRRAELEARNAAMREQVDSLLAELRKKTDELRETQAQAMAITATAVSKDGSVRATVDSAGALTALEFSANAFERTTPDKLARLTAETVQQAVAKARTELNEVLAPAQAGPSIDLSEMLPGVPSLADLIPQPPVVPQPSTQPRRPAPRSDDDDGDTFMDRSGW; translated from the coding sequence GTGACCGATCCGACAGGACGACGTGCCGAGTTGGAGGCGCGGAACGCGGCCATGCGCGAGCAGGTCGACTCCCTCCTCGCCGAGCTGCGGAAGAAGACCGACGAGCTGCGCGAGACGCAGGCGCAGGCCATGGCGATCACGGCGACCGCGGTGTCGAAGGACGGCTCGGTGCGCGCGACCGTCGACTCCGCCGGCGCGTTGACGGCACTGGAGTTCTCCGCCAACGCGTTCGAGCGCACCACGCCCGACAAGCTGGCCCGGCTCACCGCCGAGACGGTGCAGCAGGCCGTGGCCAAGGCCAGGACCGAGCTGAACGAGGTGCTGGCGCCCGCGCAGGCGGGTCCGAGCATCGACTTGTCGGAGATGCTGCCCGGTGTGCCGTCGCTGGCCGACCTCATCCCCCAGCCGCCCGTCGTGCCGCAGCCGTCGACGCAGCCGCGTCGTCCCGCGCCGCGGTCGGACGACGACGACGGCGACACCTTCATGGACAGGAGTGGCTGGTGA
- a CDS encoding WXG100 family type VII secretion target: MSGFDVSVSGLRRGAGQFGAAGDSLSGVLQALNSALQSEGQCWGGDESGQAFAKQYVPNSQATLEAFGNLAKALSDIRTGVEQTADAYEGSDQGNATGISRTY, encoded by the coding sequence GTGAGCGGGTTCGATGTCAGCGTGTCCGGCCTGCGCCGAGGCGCGGGTCAGTTCGGTGCGGCGGGTGACTCGCTGAGCGGTGTGCTGCAGGCGTTGAACTCGGCGTTGCAGTCCGAGGGCCAGTGCTGGGGCGGCGACGAGTCGGGGCAGGCGTTCGCCAAGCAGTACGTGCCGAATTCGCAAGCGACGTTGGAGGCCTTCGGCAACCTCGCCAAGGCCCTTTCCGACATCCGCACGGGGGTCGAGCAGACCGCCGATGCCTATGAGGGTTCCGACCAGGGCAACGCGACCGGGATCTCCCGGACTTACTGA
- a CDS encoding DMT family transporter, which produces MGDRVRVVGALLAFVGGAFLAVQGRLNGELGHVFGDGFLAALVSFGGGFALLLLGVPTTAAGRAGLRRLRSSVRTGRIRWWQCLGGACGAFFVSTQGLTVAALGVAVFTVAAVGAQAVSSLLVDRAGVGPAGRVALTAPRVAGAALAVVAVAVAVADEAGDPSALWLALLPAVGGFGLGWQQAVNGLVREAARSTRVTTLVNFGTGTAVLLVVCAVDVALRGLPAAAPSEPWFYAGGALGVVTIGSAVLAVRWLGVLLVGLCQVAGQLVGALVVDLLAPAAGEHVSVLALVGTALTLLAVVVAALPGRR; this is translated from the coding sequence TTGGGTGACCGGGTTCGGGTGGTCGGCGCGCTGCTCGCGTTCGTGGGCGGGGCGTTCCTGGCCGTCCAGGGGCGGTTGAACGGCGAGCTGGGGCACGTGTTCGGCGACGGGTTCCTGGCCGCGCTGGTGTCGTTCGGCGGCGGGTTCGCGTTGTTGCTGCTCGGCGTGCCGACGACGGCGGCCGGGCGGGCCGGGTTGAGGCGGCTGCGGTCGTCGGTGCGGACCGGGCGGATCCGCTGGTGGCAGTGCCTCGGCGGGGCGTGCGGCGCGTTCTTCGTGTCCACGCAGGGGTTGACGGTCGCGGCGCTCGGCGTGGCGGTGTTCACCGTGGCGGCGGTGGGCGCGCAGGCGGTGAGCAGCCTGCTGGTGGACCGCGCCGGTGTCGGTCCCGCCGGGCGGGTCGCGTTGACCGCGCCGCGCGTGGCCGGTGCGGCGTTGGCCGTGGTGGCGGTCGCGGTCGCGGTGGCGGACGAGGCCGGTGACCCCTCGGCGCTGTGGCTCGCGCTGCTGCCCGCGGTGGGCGGGTTCGGGCTCGGCTGGCAGCAGGCGGTGAACGGGCTGGTGCGCGAGGCCGCGCGGAGCACCCGCGTGACCACCTTGGTCAACTTCGGCACCGGGACGGCGGTGCTCCTCGTCGTGTGCGCGGTCGACGTGGCGCTCCGCGGGCTGCCCGCGGCCGCGCCGAGCGAACCGTGGTTCTACGCGGGTGGCGCGCTCGGCGTGGTGACCATCGGCTCGGCCGTGCTGGCGGTGCGGTGGCTCGGTGTCCTGCTCGTCGGCCTGTGCCAGGTCGCGGGCCAGCTCGTCGGCGCGCTCGTGGTCGACCTCCTCGCTCCCGCCGCAGGTGAGCACGTGTCCGTGCTCGCGCTGGTCGGCACGGCGTTGACGCTGCTCGCCGTGGTGGTCGCCGCGTTGCCCGGCCGGCGGTGA
- a CDS encoding MFS transporter, with the protein MLRPYRELAAIPHLPSLLLWSTVGRIHLPGTPLAVSFLIAGWTGSYAVAGVVGGALTLGMGVAGPLRGRAADRSPAGRLLLVTSVGYGVGIAVLGVLPAVTPGAAWPLAVVVAFLTGLSTPPVTAMSRASFPRLATGPAQSAVFTVEASMQEVMYIVGPALAATVVAVWNAQVALWLCGALAVLGALGFGGALRRAGLDRPVAREAGRGGRTLLRDGSLVMALLTALFLVGSLVSIDMVIIAWARDLGRPAMAGVLTAVWGVGSVVGGLIAGGLVGRARLARRMLLMALGVAPLVLVLPPVLDPSSVWLIGAVLVVGGMAIAPAIAANNQRISGLAPDERKAEAFGWMGTFTTAGSALALPVAGSLLDHSGPAAAAGASTVAALIGAFLASRVRERKAAPVG; encoded by the coding sequence GTGCTCCGTCCGTACCGGGAACTCGCCGCGATACCCCACCTGCCGTCGCTGCTGCTGTGGTCGACGGTCGGCCGCATCCACCTGCCGGGCACGCCGCTGGCGGTGTCGTTCCTGATAGCCGGGTGGACCGGGTCGTACGCGGTGGCGGGCGTGGTCGGCGGCGCGTTGACGTTGGGCATGGGTGTCGCGGGCCCGCTGCGGGGACGCGCGGCGGACCGGAGCCCGGCCGGGCGGTTGCTGCTGGTCACTTCGGTGGGCTACGGCGTCGGCATCGCGGTGCTGGGCGTGCTGCCGGCCGTCACGCCCGGTGCGGCGTGGCCGTTGGCGGTGGTGGTGGCGTTCCTGACGGGGTTGTCCACACCGCCGGTGACGGCGATGAGCCGGGCGAGCTTCCCCCGGCTGGCGACGGGGCCCGCGCAGTCGGCGGTGTTCACCGTCGAGGCGTCCATGCAGGAGGTCATGTACATCGTCGGCCCGGCGTTGGCGGCGACCGTGGTGGCGGTGTGGAACGCGCAGGTCGCGCTGTGGCTGTGCGGTGCGCTGGCGGTGCTCGGCGCGCTCGGCTTCGGCGGCGCGCTGCGGCGGGCGGGGCTGGACCGGCCGGTGGCCCGGGAGGCCGGGCGCGGTGGTCGGACGCTGCTGCGCGACGGTTCGCTGGTCATGGCGCTGCTGACCGCGCTGTTCCTGGTGGGGTCGCTGGTGTCGATCGACATGGTGATCATCGCGTGGGCCCGTGACCTGGGCAGACCCGCGATGGCCGGGGTGCTGACAGCGGTGTGGGGTGTCGGGTCGGTGGTCGGCGGATTGATCGCGGGCGGGCTCGTCGGGCGGGCCCGGTTGGCCCGGCGGATGCTGCTGATGGCGCTGGGCGTCGCACCGCTGGTGCTGGTGCTCCCGCCGGTGCTCGACCCCTCCTCGGTGTGGTTGATCGGCGCGGTGCTGGTCGTGGGAGGCATGGCGATCGCGCCCGCCATCGCGGCGAACAACCAGCGGATCAGCGGCCTCGCGCCGGACGAGCGCAAGGCCGAGGCGTTCGGCTGGATGGGCACGTTCACCACGGCGGGTTCGGCGTTGGCGCTGCCGGTCGCCGGGTCGCTGCTGGACCACTCCGGTCCCGCCGCGGCGGCCGGGGCGAGCACGGTGGCGGCGCTGATCGGGGCGTTCCTGGCGAGCCGGGTGCGCGAGCGGAAGGCGGCGCCGGTTGGGTGA
- a CDS encoding bifunctional methylenetetrahydrofolate dehydrogenase/methenyltetrahydrofolate cyclohydrolase — protein sequence MTATILNGRATRDAIFEDLRARVGALRERGVTPGLATVLVGDDPGSHSYVRGKHLACEKVGITSIRRDLPADVTQAQLEEVIDELNADPACTAYIVQLPLPKHLDPNPILARIDPRKDGDGLHPVNLGKLVLGDEAPLPATPRGVVELLRRYDVPLSGANVTVVGRGVTVGRPIGLLLTRRSENATVTLCHTGTKDLAAEVRRADIVVAGAGSPGLITADMVKPGAAVVDVGITRTEAGLVGDVHPSVAEVAGFLAPIPGGAGPMTIAMLLTNTVEAAERTA from the coding sequence GTGACTGCGACGATCCTCAACGGCAGGGCCACCCGGGACGCGATCTTCGAAGACCTGCGGGCGCGGGTCGGCGCGTTGCGCGAGCGGGGGGTGACGCCGGGGCTGGCCACCGTGCTGGTCGGTGACGACCCGGGCTCCCACTCGTACGTGCGGGGCAAGCACCTGGCGTGCGAGAAGGTCGGCATCACGTCGATCCGCCGCGACCTGCCCGCGGACGTCACGCAGGCGCAGCTCGAAGAGGTGATCGACGAGCTGAACGCCGACCCGGCGTGCACCGCGTACATCGTGCAGCTGCCGCTGCCCAAGCACCTCGACCCGAACCCGATCCTGGCGCGCATCGACCCGCGCAAGGACGGCGACGGCCTGCACCCGGTGAACCTGGGCAAGCTCGTGCTCGGCGACGAGGCCCCGCTGCCCGCCACGCCGCGCGGTGTGGTGGAGCTGCTGCGCCGGTACGACGTGCCGCTGTCGGGCGCGAACGTCACCGTCGTCGGTCGCGGTGTGACGGTCGGCCGCCCCATCGGGCTGCTGCTGACCAGGCGCTCCGAGAACGCCACGGTGACGTTGTGCCACACCGGCACCAAGGACTTGGCCGCCGAGGTGCGGCGGGCGGACATCGTCGTCGCGGGCGCGGGCAGCCCCGGTCTGATCACGGCGGACATGGTGAAGCCCGGCGCGGCCGTGGTCGACGTCGGCATCACCCGCACCGAGGCCGGGCTGGTGGGCGACGTGCACCCGTCCGTGGCCGAGGTGGCGGGTTTCCTCGCGCCGATCCCGGGTGGCGCGGGTCCGATGACCATTGCGATGCTGCTGACCAACACGGTCGAGGCAGCCGAGCGCACGGCCTGA
- a CDS encoding dihydrofolate reductase family protein, whose translation MRTLTYFVATSLDGFIADPKGGYGDFLFEGDHLTAQVEEYPDTLPAQAREAMGIDAPNQHFDTVLMGRATYQVPDGLPSPYPHLRQYVASTRLNTTPDDVEVVADPLAKVRELKAEPGDSGIWLCGGGRLAAALLPEIDELMLKIHPIVLGKGIPLFAGEFPTARFAKASTRIFDSGVVFASYAKADVG comes from the coding sequence ATGCGAACCCTCACCTACTTCGTCGCGACCTCGCTCGACGGTTTCATCGCCGACCCGAAGGGCGGTTACGGCGACTTCCTGTTCGAGGGCGACCACCTGACCGCCCAGGTCGAGGAGTACCCCGACACGCTGCCCGCACAGGCCCGGGAAGCCATGGGCATCGACGCGCCGAACCAGCACTTCGACACGGTCCTCATGGGCCGTGCCACCTACCAAGTGCCGGACGGCCTGCCGAGCCCCTATCCACATCTGCGCCAGTACGTGGCGTCGACCAGGCTGAACACCACCCCGGACGACGTGGAGGTCGTCGCGGATCCGCTGGCCAAGGTCCGTGAGCTGAAGGCCGAGCCCGGCGACTCGGGCATCTGGCTGTGCGGCGGAGGCAGGCTCGCGGCCGCCTTGCTGCCCGAGATCGACGAACTGATGCTCAAGATCCACCCGATCGTGTTGGGCAAGGGCATTCCGCTGTTCGCGGGCGAGTTCCCGACGGCCCGCTTCGCCAAGGCGTCGACCAGAATCTTCGACTCGGGTGTCGTCTTCGCGTCTTACGCCAAGGCGGACGTCGGGTGA
- a CDS encoding error-prone DNA polymerase, which translates to MGWNNPPVRWSELERALSGKPPAPDGGDGPAWSRHRDRYEAPPDFAVKVDDLGSTRARVPYVELHCHSNFSFLDGASHPEELVEAAQQLGLDGVALTDHDGMYGVVRFAEAAKELGVRTVFGTELSLGLSAPQSGAPDPEGEHLLLLAANRAGYHALCRTITTGQLAEGSEKGRPVYRLEEVVADTRDDCVVLTGCRKGAVRRALAREGPAAAFAQLRRLVELYGADRVFVELTDHGYPEDGPRNDLLWGMAHDLGLPTVATNAVHYAVPARGRLAATMAAVRARRSLDEMAGWLPPGRTACLRSGEEMARRFARFPGAVHRSAVLGLQCQFDLKLIAPELPPFDVPPGHDENSYLRELTYAGAARRYRSIGENPRAYQQVEHELKIIKELNFPGYFLVVHDIVSFCRRNGILCQGRGSAANSAVCYALGITNVDAVRFDLLFERFLAPARDGPPDIDLDIESDRREEAIQYVYRKYGRRHAAQVANVISYRGRSAIRDVARALGYSVGQQDAWSKQIDRWGPLRSAVEEGGIPGPVLELAAELENFPRHLGIHSGGMVICDRPVSEVCPVEKGRMTDRTVLQWDKDDCASIGLVKFDLLGLGMLSALHYAIDLVREHHGVEVDIGDLDLEDQRVYRMLQRADSVGVFQVESRAQMATLPRLKPRTFYDLVVEVALIRPGPIQGGSVHPYIRRRNGKEQWDYDHPLLAGALKKTLGVPLFQEQLMQIAVDVADFSPAEADELRRAMGAKRSTHRMERLRERFYEGAKANGIGPDLAEKIYAKLLAFANFGFPESHALSFAHLVFVSAWFKLYYPAAFCAALLRAQPMGFYSPQSLVADARRHGVRVLGPDVNASLPHATLEPVDGEQAVRIGLGGIRTIGQKVAEEVVAQRESGPFRDMADFGGRVRLTTAQVEAMATAGAFGCFGLDRRAALWSAGAVAKIRPDRLPGTAVGTEAPALPGMDEVELAVADVWAMGLSPDSFPTEFVRDRLTALGALATAELAKVPNGAKVLIGGAVTHRQRPGTAGGVTFLNIEDETGMVNVVCTTGLWARYRKVARTSPALLVRGVVESAEGVISIRAERLQQLDLRIPSRSRDFR; encoded by the coding sequence ATGGGCTGGAACAACCCGCCGGTCCGGTGGTCGGAGCTGGAACGCGCGCTGTCGGGCAAGCCTCCCGCGCCCGACGGCGGCGACGGCCCGGCGTGGTCGCGCCACCGCGACCGCTACGAGGCGCCGCCCGACTTCGCGGTCAAGGTGGACGACCTCGGGTCGACCCGCGCCCGCGTGCCGTACGTCGAGCTGCACTGCCACTCCAACTTCAGCTTCCTCGACGGCGCGAGCCACCCGGAGGAGCTGGTGGAGGCGGCGCAGCAGCTCGGGTTGGACGGGGTGGCGTTGACCGACCACGACGGCATGTACGGCGTGGTCAGGTTCGCCGAGGCCGCCAAGGAGCTCGGCGTGCGCACGGTGTTCGGCACGGAGCTGAGCCTCGGGCTGTCCGCGCCGCAGAGCGGTGCGCCGGACCCGGAGGGCGAGCACCTGCTCCTGCTGGCCGCCAACCGCGCCGGCTACCACGCGCTGTGCCGCACGATCACCACCGGCCAGCTCGCGGAGGGCAGCGAGAAGGGCCGGCCGGTGTACCGGTTGGAGGAGGTCGTCGCGGACACCCGGGACGACTGCGTCGTGCTCACCGGCTGCCGCAAGGGCGCGGTGCGGCGGGCGTTGGCGCGGGAAGGGCCGGCGGCGGCGTTCGCGCAGCTGCGGAGGCTGGTCGAGCTGTACGGGGCGGACCGGGTGTTCGTGGAGCTGACCGACCACGGCTATCCCGAGGACGGGCCGCGCAACGACCTGCTGTGGGGCATGGCCCACGACCTGGGGCTGCCGACCGTGGCGACGAACGCCGTGCACTACGCGGTGCCCGCGCGGGGTCGGTTGGCGGCGACGATGGCGGCGGTGCGGGCGCGGCGCAGCCTGGACGAGATGGCGGGGTGGCTGCCGCCCGGCCGGACGGCGTGCCTGCGGTCGGGGGAGGAGATGGCCCGCCGGTTCGCCCGGTTCCCCGGCGCGGTGCACCGCTCGGCCGTGCTCGGCCTGCAGTGCCAGTTCGACCTCAAGCTGATCGCGCCGGAACTGCCGCCGTTCGACGTGCCGCCGGGGCACGACGAGAACAGCTACCTGCGTGAGCTGACCTACGCGGGCGCGGCCCGCCGCTACCGCTCGATCGGCGAGAACCCCCGCGCCTACCAGCAGGTCGAGCACGAGCTGAAGATCATCAAGGAGTTGAACTTCCCCGGCTACTTCCTCGTGGTGCACGACATCGTCTCGTTCTGCCGGCGCAACGGCATCCTCTGCCAGGGCCGAGGGTCGGCCGCGAACTCCGCGGTCTGCTACGCCCTCGGCATCACCAACGTCGACGCGGTCCGCTTCGACCTGCTCTTCGAGCGCTTCCTGGCGCCGGCCCGCGACGGTCCTCCCGACATCGACCTCGACATCGAGTCCGACCGCCGTGAGGAGGCCATCCAGTACGTCTACCGCAAGTACGGCCGGCGGCACGCCGCGCAGGTCGCCAACGTCATCAGTTACCGCGGCCGGTCGGCGATCCGCGACGTGGCGCGGGCGCTCGGCTACTCGGTCGGCCAGCAGGACGCGTGGAGCAAGCAGATCGACCGCTGGGGTCCGCTGCGGTCCGCGGTGGAGGAGGGCGGCATCCCGGGGCCGGTGCTGGAACTGGCCGCCGAGCTGGAGAACTTCCCCCGGCACCTGGGCATCCACTCCGGCGGCATGGTCATCTGCGACCGGCCGGTCAGCGAGGTGTGCCCGGTCGAGAAGGGCCGGATGACCGACCGCACGGTGTTGCAGTGGGACAAGGACGACTGCGCCTCCATCGGGTTGGTCAAGTTCGACCTGCTCGGCCTCGGCATGCTCTCGGCGTTGCACTACGCCATCGACCTGGTGCGCGAGCACCACGGCGTCGAGGTCGACATCGGCGACCTCGACCTGGAGGACCAACGCGTCTACCGGATGTTGCAGCGCGCCGACTCGGTGGGCGTGTTCCAGGTGGAGAGCCGCGCCCAGATGGCGACCTTGCCCCGTCTCAAGCCGCGGACGTTCTACGACCTGGTGGTGGAGGTCGCGCTCATCCGCCCCGGCCCGATCCAGGGCGGTTCGGTGCACCCCTACATCCGCCGGCGCAACGGCAAGGAGCAGTGGGACTACGACCACCCCCTGCTGGCGGGCGCGCTCAAGAAGACCCTCGGCGTGCCGCTGTTCCAGGAGCAGCTCATGCAGATCGCCGTCGACGTGGCCGACTTCAGCCCCGCCGAGGCCGACGAACTGCGCCGCGCCATGGGCGCCAAACGCTCCACGCACCGGATGGAACGCCTCCGTGAACGCTTCTACGAAGGCGCCAAGGCCAACGGCATCGGCCCGGACCTGGCGGAGAAGATCTACGCGAAGCTGTTGGCGTTCGCGAACTTCGGCTTCCCCGAGAGCCACGCGCTCAGCTTCGCGCACCTCGTGTTCGTCAGCGCCTGGTTCAAGCTCTACTACCCGGCCGCGTTCTGCGCGGCGTTGCTGCGCGCTCAGCCCATGGGCTTCTACTCCCCTCAGTCGTTGGTCGCGGACGCCCGCCGTCACGGCGTGCGCGTGCTCGGTCCGGATGTGAACGCCAGCCTCCCGCACGCCACCCTGGAGCCGGTGGACGGCGAGCAGGCCGTGCGCATCGGCCTGGGCGGTATCCGGACGATCGGTCAGAAGGTCGCCGAAGAAGTGGTCGCGCAACGCGAGTCGGGCCCGTTCCGGGACATGGCGGACTTCGGCGGTCGGGTCCGGCTGACCACGGCCCAGGTCGAGGCCATGGCGACGGCGGGCGCGTTCGGGTGTTTCGGGCTGGACCGGCGTGCCGCGCTGTGGTCGGCGGGAGCCGTGGCGAAGATCCGGCCCGACCGCCTGCCGGGGACCGCGGTCGGCACCGAGGCGCCCGCCCTGCCCGGCATGGACGAGGTCGAGCTGGCGGTGGCCGACGTCTGGGCGATGGGGTTGTCCCCGGACAGCTTCCCCACCGAGTTCGTCCGGGACCGCTTGACGGCGCTGGGCGCCCTCGCCACCGCCGAGCTGGCGAAGGTGCCCAACGGCGCCAAGGTCCTGATCGGCGGCGCGGTGACCCACCGGCAACGCCCGGGCACCGCTGGCGGGGTCACGTTCCTCAACATCGAGGACGAGACCGGAATGGTCAACGTCGTCTGCACCACGGGCTTGTGGGCCCGCTACCGCAAAGTCGCCCGAACCAGCCCCGCTCTGCTGGTGCGAGGCGTCGTCGAGTCCGCGGAAGGCGTGATCAGCATCCGCGCGGAGCGACTGCAACAACTGGACCTGCGCATCCCCTCCCGCTCACGGGACTTCCGCTGA
- a CDS encoding DUF3017 domain-containing protein, with amino-acid sequence MPEQRWRSAAGKHLPFALVLVVAGLGLLRIVQYHWRQGAVLIGVALLLAALLRVLVTDEQAGLIAIRGRSVDALLYSMLGFAVIFVAMTIIGGPLDR; translated from the coding sequence TTGCCGGAGCAGCGCTGGCGGTCCGCGGCGGGCAAGCACCTGCCGTTCGCGCTGGTGCTCGTGGTCGCGGGGCTGGGTCTGCTGCGGATCGTCCAGTACCACTGGCGGCAGGGCGCGGTGCTGATCGGCGTCGCGCTGCTGCTCGCCGCGCTGCTGCGGGTGCTGGTGACCGACGAGCAGGCAGGGCTGATCGCGATCCGGGGCCGCAGCGTGGACGCGCTGCTGTACTCGATGCTGGGCTTCGCGGTGATCTTCGTGGCGATGACCATCATCGGCGGTCCGCTGGATCGGTGA
- a CDS encoding DNA polymerase Y family protein: MNPLYTLAVWCPDWPVVAASAEASLPPHLPAAVVGSGEVVACSAVARAEGVRRGMRRRAAQGQCPELAVFEYDEVRDARLFEPVAAAVEELAPGIEVVRPGLVVVAARGPVGYFGSAESAAERLVDHIAAHAGVEAQVGFADGLFASTLAAHRGLVVPAGRTREFLAPLGVHELDQPAERREDRAALVDLLRRLGLRTLGAFAAVPERDVATRFGRAAVLAHRLAAGLEERARSRRRPPPELSVTRELDPPIDRVDAAAFAAKGLAEQLHARLADRGLACTRLGIRATTENGEELHRLWRCAEPLTPQGIADRVRWQLDGWLTRARLGWPGPTSGIRLLRLDPEEVVDATALQLGLWPGAGQDQGEAAERAARAMVHVQGLLGPDAVLTPVLGGGRGPVERVRLVPWGDERSPAADPGLPWPGQLPGPSPATVFAEPEPVALLDSSGADVVVTGYAELVVRPHRIVHGGRARQVVAWSGPWPVDERWWDAETAMRGARLQVLGTAADGEELAFLLIRAGGKWTVEGVYD, from the coding sequence GTGAACCCCCTGTACACGCTTGCCGTCTGGTGCCCTGACTGGCCGGTGGTGGCGGCCTCCGCCGAGGCCTCCCTCCCACCGCACCTCCCCGCCGCCGTCGTCGGATCGGGTGAAGTCGTCGCCTGTTCCGCGGTCGCGCGCGCCGAAGGGGTGCGACGCGGGATGCGGCGGCGCGCGGCGCAGGGGCAGTGTCCCGAGCTGGCCGTCTTCGAGTACGACGAGGTGCGCGACGCCCGTCTCTTCGAACCGGTCGCGGCGGCGGTGGAGGAGCTCGCGCCCGGGATCGAGGTGGTCCGGCCGGGGCTGGTGGTCGTCGCCGCCCGGGGTCCGGTCGGGTACTTCGGGTCCGCCGAGTCGGCCGCCGAGCGCCTGGTCGACCACATCGCGGCGCACGCCGGGGTCGAGGCGCAGGTCGGGTTCGCCGACGGGCTGTTCGCGTCGACCCTGGCCGCGCACCGGGGGCTGGTCGTGCCGGCGGGACGCACCCGGGAGTTCCTTGCGCCGCTGGGCGTCCACGAGCTCGACCAGCCCGCCGAGCGCCGTGAGGACCGGGCCGCGCTGGTCGACCTGCTGCGCCGCCTCGGCCTGCGCACCCTGGGCGCGTTCGCCGCCGTGCCCGAACGCGACGTCGCCACCCGCTTCGGCCGCGCCGCCGTGCTGGCCCACCGGCTGGCCGCCGGGCTGGAGGAACGCGCCAGGTCACGTCGCCGCCCGCCGCCCGAGCTGTCGGTCACCCGGGAACTGGACCCGCCGATCGACCGGGTCGACGCGGCGGCGTTCGCGGCCAAGGGCCTCGCCGAACAGCTGCACGCGCGCCTCGCCGACCGCGGCCTGGCCTGCACCCGCCTCGGCATCCGGGCCACCACCGAGAACGGCGAGGAGCTGCACCGGCTGTGGCGCTGCGCCGAGCCGCTCACCCCGCAGGGCATCGCCGACCGCGTCCGCTGGCAGCTCGACGGCTGGCTCACCCGGGCTCGCCTCGGCTGGCCCGGCCCCACCTCCGGCATCCGGCTCCTGCGCCTGGACCCCGAAGAGGTGGTCGACGCCACCGCGCTGCAACTGGGCCTGTGGCCCGGCGCGGGGCAGGACCAGGGCGAGGCGGCGGAACGCGCGGCGCGCGCGATGGTGCACGTCCAAGGCCTGCTCGGGCCGGACGCCGTGCTCACGCCCGTGCTCGGCGGTGGCCGTGGGCCGGTGGAGCGGGTGCGGCTGGTGCCGTGGGGCGACGAGCGCAGCCCGGCGGCGGACCCGGGCCTGCCGTGGCCGGGGCAGCTGCCCGGACCGTCGCCCGCGACGGTGTTCGCCGAACCCGAACCGGTCGCGCTGCTGGACTCCTCGGGCGCGGACGTCGTGGTCACCGGCTACGCCGAGCTGGTCGTGCGGCCGCACCGGATCGTGCACGGCGGCCGTGCGCGGCAGGTCGTGGCGTGGTCGGGGCCGTGGCCGGTGGACGAGCGCTGGTGGGACGCGGAGACCGCGATGCGCGGCGCCCGGCTGCAAGTGCTGGGAACCGCGGCGGACGGCGAGGAACTCGCGTTCCTGCTGATCCGCGCGGGTGGCAAGTGGACGGTGGAAGGGGTGTACGACTGA
- a CDS encoding TetR/AcrR family transcriptional regulator: MVRNPNRRMALVDAAIEVLAREGARGLTFRAVDQEAAVPNGTASNYFTSRDDLLRQVGEHIHVRLTPDAQRLARTMDAPPDKSLVVRLLQELLGRLQVDRTGYLALLELRLEATRRPELQAALTKTISDNLEQNVRFHLDAGLPGDRTTVVSLYLAMSGLMVEHLTLPDVLPEEELTEVITALVERA; encoded by the coding sequence GTGGTGCGTAACCCGAACCGGCGCATGGCGCTGGTCGACGCGGCGATCGAGGTGTTGGCGCGCGAGGGCGCGAGAGGGCTGACGTTCCGCGCCGTGGACCAAGAGGCGGCGGTGCCCAACGGCACGGCGTCGAACTACTTCACCAGTCGTGACGACTTGCTGCGGCAGGTCGGCGAGCACATCCACGTGCGGCTCACGCCGGACGCGCAGCGGCTGGCCAGGACGATGGACGCGCCACCGGACAAGAGCCTCGTGGTGCGCCTGCTGCAAGAACTGCTGGGGCGCCTCCAGGTCGACCGCACGGGCTACCTGGCCCTGCTGGAGCTGAGACTGGAGGCCACCAGACGCCCCGAGCTCCAGGCCGCGTTGACCAAGACGATCAGCGACAACCTGGAGCAGAACGTCCGCTTCCACCTGGACGCGGGCCTACCCGGCGACCGCACCACGGTGGTGTCGCTCTACCTGGCGATGAGCGGCCTGATGGTGGAGCACCTGACCCTGCCCGACGTGCTGCCGGAAGAGGAGCTGACGGAGGTGATCACGGCACTGGTCGAGCGGGCCTAG